Within the Bacillota bacterium genome, the region GGGCCCCCTGAGCTTCAAATTGGCGAGCCACCGCAACGGGATCATCGGAATACACCGTCATATCCTCGGCCCTGCCCTGCAACAGCCGAACTACCTGTCTTTGTCTTAAATCGATTGCTGGAATCACTAGCATTTGTCCGCCACTCCCCCGGTTTGTTCTACCTTCCGGTCCCACTCCGCCAATGGCTTGTCTACCCCTGCAACGACCCTTTGGTTGACAGCACCTCGTCGGACCCGGTCCGCCGACAGGCAGCTCCCAAGGCCCTTGCTACCGCCTTAAAGGCAGCCTCAACGATATGGTGATCATTCTCTCCCGCCAATTTCCTCACATGGAGGGTGATGGCGGCGTTGTGGACAAAGGCGCGGAAAAACTCTACCGTTAACTGGGTGTCAAAATCGCCGATCATCGGCGCCCGATAGGGTACATCCCAGGCCAAATAGGCTCGACCACTGATGTCCAGGACAGCTTGGACCAAGGCCTCATCCATCGGTACCGTCGCCTCTCCGAACCGAGCAATCCCCTTCCCCGCATGCACAGCCTGACGCAGGGCCTGACCCAAGGAGATTCCCACATCTTCTACGGTGTGGTGTCCGTCTACCTCCAAGTCCCCGGCAGCGGTAACGGTCAGGTCAAAGCCGCTGTGTTTGGCAAAGGCCGTAAGCATATGATCAAAAAACCCAATCCCGGTGCAAACCTGGGCCTGGCCCCGACCATCGAGATCCAGGGTTACAGAAATATCCGTCTCCAGTGTTTTACGGTCAACGCTTCCCCTGCGCACAAGGGCCCCCTCCCATCTGTTCATCCCTGCAATTTCCTACATCAGCCTAGGACTCAAAGCGAATCGCCATTGCCCGGGCGTGGGCCTGTAACCCTTCCCCTTGGGCCAAACGAATTCCCGTTGGAGCCAATTGCTGTAGGCCTTTAGCGGTGACACTGATAATACTGCTGTATTTGACAAAATCATAGACCCCCAAGGGCGAAGAGAAGCGCGCGGTGCCGTTGGTGGGCAGGACATGGTTGGGACCCGCGACATAGTCTCCCACCGGTTCCGACGCGTAGTGTCCGAGGAAAATAGCTCCTGCATTTTGAATTTGGTCCAGGAGAGCAAAGGGCTCAGCTACCGCCAACTCCAGATGCTCAGGAGCACAGATATTAGACAGTTCCGCCGCGGTCTCAAGATCCGGACACACCACAATTACGCCGGATTTGGTCAAGGCTTGGGCAGCAATCTCCCTGCGGGGTAACAGCGCCAGATGCTCCTTGATTTCCTGAGCCACCTGCTCTGCCAATTCCGGGGAAGTAGTCAACAGGTACACACCGGCCTCGGGATCATGTTCCGCCTGGGAGAGCAAGTCCGCTGCCACGTAGCGGGGATTGGCAGTGTCATCGGCGATCACTAAAATCTCGCTGGGACCGGCCAGACTATCGATGCCGACCTTGCCAAAGACCTCCTTCTTGGCCAAGGTCACATAAATGTTCCCAGGGCCAACGATCTTGTCAACAGGCTCCACCGACTGGGTACCGTAGGCCAAGGCGGCAATTCCCTGGGCTCCTCCCACCCGGAGCAGCTGCGATGCTCCCGCTTTATGGGCGGCAACGATGATATGGGGATTAAGTCCCCCATGTTTGGTCTCCGGGGTAGCCACCACTACCCGCTTAACACCGGCCACCTTGGCGGGAACAACGGTCATCAAAACGGTGGACACCAGAGGCGCCGTTCCTCCGGGCACATAGGCACCGACAGAGGCCAGGGGCGTCACCTTTTGCCCCAAGACATTGCCATGGGGACCGGTAGTGATCCAGGAGTTTTGCACCTGCTTGCGGTGATAGGCAGCGATGTTATCCATGGCAACATCTAAGTCTGCCAGAAACTGTTTACTCACCTGTTGGTAGGCCTGCTCCAATTCTGCATCGGTGACAAACAAACCCTTGCTGGACAGATCCACCCCGTCGATCGCCGCAGCGTAGTGCACTAAAGCCTCATCGCCCCGCTCCCGCACATCGGCCAGAATGGTCTGCACCACCTCCAAGGGCGTTAGAGGCCCGCCAAAGGTCTCCTCGGTGCGGGCCATCACCTCTGGGGTTACTTCCACCGCATCGACATCGGGGCGAGTCAAAAGATATTCTAATTGGTCTCTGCTCATCTCAGCGGCATTGACAATTCGCATCAATGTCTTCATCTCCTCTGATAGGTATCCTATCCCTACTGAGATAACTCACCGGATAATCCATCGATTAATGCCTGGATTGCTTGGTATTTCACCTTGTAGCTAATGGGATTGGCAATAAGTCGAGCGGAAATCTCCGCCACGGTGGCGATGGGAATCAGTCCATTGGCCCGGAGGGTGGTTCCCGTTTCCGTAATGTCGACGATGGCATCGGCCAATCCCACGATGGGTCCCAGCTCCACGGAGCCGTTGAGCTTGATAACCTCCGCCTGAATGCCCACTTGATTGAAATACTTAGTGGCGATATTGGTGAACTTCGAGGCCACCCGGCTGTTAAAGTCCAGCTGCCGCACGTCGGTGATCCCTGAGCTTTCCGCCACAGCCACAATCATCTGACAGCGCCCAAAGCCCAGATCCAGCAATTCCGCGACCTCGGCCTCCGTCTCCAGCAGGATATCCTTCCCGACGATCCCGATATCCGCGGCCCCGTACTCCACGTAGGTGGGAACGTCGCTGGGCTTTGCCAACAGGAAACGATAAGAGCCATCATCGGTCTCGATAATCAACTTCCGGGAGTCCGACAACAATGAGGAGCAATCGACCCCGGCCCTGGATAACAGCGGGGCCAGATATTTCTGAAGCCGACCCTTGGGTACCGCGATGGTGATCACATCCTCCGCGGCGGTCCCGGCCACGGCCTGACTCTGCTCCCCCGCCGCCAACTCCTGGGGCCAGGTTCCCTGGGCATCGAGGCACTCCATCAACCGTTCTACCCCAAAGGCAAAGCCCGTAGCGGGGCACTGGTATCCAAACTGTCCGATGAGGTTGTCATAGCGGCCACCATCACAAATGTTAAATCCCAGGTCTTGGGTGTAGCCCTCGAAAATCAATCCCGTGTAGTAATCCAAATCCTTAACTAAGCCCAGGTCCAGCTGGACGAATTCCGCTAAGCCCTTGGCTTCAAGTTCCTGGTAAATCACCTGCAGATTGGCTACCGCCTGCCGAGAGGTGGCATTGGGAGCCAACTGCCAGGCCTCCTTCAGAACCTCTTTCCCGCCCCGAAGTTTCGGCAAGCGCTGAAAT harbors:
- the hisZ gene encoding ATP phosphoribosyltransferase regulatory subunit, which gives rise to MPNLKHTAVQTPKGTKDFLPADVKRKRFIQHHLTEFYESYGYQEIITPTIEFYNSLTQGNGPHLAESTYRLIDQEGQILALRPDATTPIARVVATRYREAEKPLRFFYASNVLRYGTLKAGRRREFYQIGAELIGQPGPGGDSEIIALAIGSLQAVGLRSFRFDLGHVEFFTGLVEAAQLSPAVGRQVREALLRKDYVSLKELVGAAAMPDSLRQVFQRLPKLRGGKEVLKEAWQLAPNATSRQAVANLQVIYQELEAKGLAEFVQLDLGLVKDLDYYTGLIFEGYTQDLGFNICDGGRYDNLIGQFGYQCPATGFAFGVERLMECLDAQGTWPQELAAGEQSQAVAGTAAEDVITIAVPKGRLQKYLAPLLSRAGVDCSSLLSDSRKLIIETDDGSYRFLLAKPSDVPTYVEYGAADIGIVGKDILLETEAEVAELLDLGFGRCQMIVAVAESSGITDVRQLDFNSRVASKFTNIATKYFNQVGIQAEVIKLNGSVELGPIVGLADAIVDITETGTTLRANGLIPIATVAEISARLIANPISYKVKYQAIQALIDGLSGELSQ
- the hisB gene encoding imidazoleglycerol-phosphate dehydratase HisB, which produces MNRWEGALVRRGSVDRKTLETDISVTLDLDGRGQAQVCTGIGFFDHMLTAFAKHSGFDLTVTAAGDLEVDGHHTVEDVGISLGQALRQAVHAGKGIARFGEATVPMDEALVQAVLDISGRAYLAWDVPYRAPMIGDFDTQLTVEFFRAFVHNAAITLHVRKLAGENDHHIVEAAFKAVARALGAACRRTGSDEVLSTKGSLQG
- the hisD gene encoding histidinol dehydrogenase, whose protein sequence is MRIVNAAEMSRDQLEYLLTRPDVDAVEVTPEVMARTEETFGGPLTPLEVVQTILADVRERGDEALVHYAAAIDGVDLSSKGLFVTDAELEQAYQQVSKQFLADLDVAMDNIAAYHRKQVQNSWITTGPHGNVLGQKVTPLASVGAYVPGGTAPLVSTVLMTVVPAKVAGVKRVVVATPETKHGGLNPHIIVAAHKAGASQLLRVGGAQGIAALAYGTQSVEPVDKIVGPGNIYVTLAKKEVFGKVGIDSLAGPSEILVIADDTANPRYVAADLLSQAEHDPEAGVYLLTTSPELAEQVAQEIKEHLALLPRREIAAQALTKSGVIVVCPDLETAAELSNICAPEHLELAVAEPFALLDQIQNAGAIFLGHYASEPVGDYVAGPNHVLPTNGTARFSSPLGVYDFVKYSSIISVTAKGLQQLAPTGIRLAQGEGLQAHARAMAIRFES